One Corythoichthys intestinalis isolate RoL2023-P3 chromosome 9, ASM3026506v1, whole genome shotgun sequence DNA window includes the following coding sequences:
- the LOC130921306 gene encoding transcription factor HES-5-like: MAPTISVQDSQLTPTHKIRKPLVEKLRRERINSCIEQLKSLLAPEFLQQLPDSKMEKADILEMTVCVLRRLRANAEAEMHFGTSCEEKMTPLGSISKKEGSAKNAPWRPW; the protein is encoded by the exons ATGGCGCCTACAATCTCTGTGCAAGACTCTCAGCTGACTCCGACTCATAAG ATCCGAAAACCTCTAGTGGAGAAGCTCCGTCGCGAGCGAATCAACAGTTGCATAGAGCAGCTGAAGTCTCTCCTGGCTCCAGAGTTCCTCCAGCAGCTGCCGGACTCCAAGATGGAGAAGGCAGACATCCTGGAGATGACCGTTTGCGTCCTCAGGAGACTCCGGGCCAACGCTGAAGCTGAGATGCACTTTGGCACGTCCTGTGAGGAGAAAATGACTCCTTTGGGCAGCATCAGCAAGAAGGAGGGCTCGGCAAAGAACGCCCCCTGGAGGCCGTGGTAG
- the LOC130921303 gene encoding transcription factor HES-5-like, with the protein MAPTISLQDSHMTLTHKIRKPLVEKLRRERINSSIEQLKSLLAPEFLQQQPDSKMEKADVLEMTVCFLKRLRASHAAGMHFGASCEEKTTPLKSIKKEDSSTKSIPWRPW; encoded by the exons ATGGCACCTACAATCTCTCTGCAAGACTCTCACATGACTCTCACTCATAAG ATTCGAAAGCCTCTAGTGGAGAAGCTCCGTCGCGAGCGAATTAACAGCAGCATCGAGCAGCTCAAGTCTCTCCTGGCTCCGGAGTTCCTCCAGCAGCAGCCGGACTCCAAGATGGAGAAGGCAGACGTCTTGGAGATGACCGTTTGCTTCCTAAAGAGACTTCGGGCCAGCCATGCGGCCGGGATGCACTTTGGAGCTTCCTGTGAGGAGAAGACGACTCCTCTCAAAAGCATCAAAAAGGAAGACAGCTCAACCAAGAGCATCCCTTGGAGGCCATGGTAG